A portion of the Gemmatimonadota bacterium genome contains these proteins:
- a CDS encoding PIG-L family deacetylase, with the protein MTPAPPRTEQEPGARGLGAFPGPVLVLAPHMDDETLACGRLLAALATAGRTIHILYATDGARSPRVREDDAQAVVRSRAREAHCAAAALGLSAHRLSFLALPDGSLARHTVSLTRGVGRLWDGVRPGSVLLPFRYDRHPDHLALHRAALACAGRAPGRPVLWEYFVYYRWRLVPGGDVRRCVREDVIHEPATLVFSEHKRRALECYRTQTTVWAPGQRRAIIPQSRVEEVSTAPELFAKMEAGGRSPLAPGVRSWVRVTHRLEPKLKQIKDTAADMAHGAVTMRRGRRSRRLAPADGAASEVPPPTRVVVFASPFPLPAEWLFLARVDAHPKLELTGVLCRGSGTGGRERMVDAWRRRGWLAPAVLLADYGRRYLQRAGPDRATRVRLRRRFRVAPNVHAPDVLRWAESLRPDIGVVYGGPILKPELFDIPTRGTLGVHHGQLPEYRGKKTIFWAMFNGEKSAGVTIQKINTGLDTGEVIREGAVRIRGRSYGAVSREVQALGVDLLLDAILAKGQTGSGTSRGSGGMLYRDPSAADIARFVVSRFRSR; encoded by the coding sequence GTGACACCTGCGCCCCCCCGCACCGAGCAAGAGCCGGGCGCGCGCGGGCTCGGTGCCTTCCCGGGTCCCGTTCTCGTTCTCGCGCCGCATATGGATGACGAGACGCTCGCGTGCGGGCGCCTCTTGGCCGCGCTGGCGACCGCCGGGCGGACCATCCACATCCTATACGCCACGGATGGCGCCCGGTCTCCCCGCGTACGCGAGGACGACGCGCAAGCCGTCGTGCGGTCGAGAGCTCGCGAGGCCCACTGCGCCGCCGCCGCCTTGGGCCTTTCGGCGCATCGGCTTTCATTCCTCGCGCTGCCCGATGGGAGCCTCGCCCGCCACACAGTGTCGCTTACACGCGGCGTCGGTCGCTTGTGGGACGGCGTGCGACCCGGCTCCGTGCTGCTACCCTTTCGCTATGACCGCCACCCCGATCACCTGGCGTTGCATCGCGCGGCGCTCGCGTGCGCTGGTCGCGCTCCCGGACGGCCGGTGCTGTGGGAGTACTTCGTTTACTACCGTTGGCGCCTGGTGCCTGGCGGGGACGTGCGACGTTGCGTGCGGGAGGACGTGATCCATGAGCCGGCAACGCTCGTGTTCTCCGAGCACAAGCGGCGTGCCCTTGAGTGTTATCGCACGCAGACGACCGTCTGGGCACCGGGACAACGGCGGGCCATCATCCCCCAGAGCCGGGTGGAGGAAGTGAGCACGGCGCCCGAACTGTTTGCAAAGATGGAGGCGGGCGGTCGCTCGCCCCTTGCGCCCGGCGTTAGATCCTGGGTACGCGTGACGCACCGCCTGGAGCCGAAGCTCAAGCAAATCAAGGACACGGCGGCCGACATGGCCCATGGCGCTGTCACGATGCGGCGGGGCCGCCGATCCCGGCGGCTGGCGCCTGCCGACGGCGCGGCCAGCGAGGTCCCGCCGCCAACGCGCGTAGTGGTCTTCGCGAGCCCGTTCCCCCTGCCCGCAGAATGGCTTTTCCTCGCCCGGGTCGATGCGCACCCGAAGCTTGAGCTCACGGGCGTGCTGTGCCGTGGATCGGGCACCGGCGGCAGGGAGCGCATGGTGGACGCCTGGCGACGGCGGGGATGGCTCGCGCCGGCGGTGCTCCTGGCCGACTACGGTCGGCGATACCTGCAGCGCGCGGGACCCGATCGAGCGACACGCGTTCGCCTTCGACGTCGATTCCGAGTCGCACCGAACGTACATGCGCCGGACGTTCTTCGGTGGGCCGAGTCGTTGAGGCCGGACATCGGGGTCGTGTACGGCGGCCCGATCCTGAAGCCCGAACTGTTCGATATTCCCACGCGGGGCACGCTGGGCGTGCACCACGGACAGCTTCCGGAATATAGGGGCAAGAAGACCATCTTCTGGGCGATGTTCAACGGTGAGAAGAGCGCCGGCGTAACGATCCAGAAGATCAACACCGGGTTGGACACCGGCGAGGTGATTCGCGAAGGTGCGGTCCGGATTCGCGGCCGGTCCTACGGCGCAGTTTCCCGCGAGGTCCAAGCGCTCGGAGTAGACCTCCTGCTCGACGCGATTCTTGCCAAAGGGCAGACCGGATCCGGGACGAGCCGTGGAAGCGGTGGCATGTTGTATCGCGACCCGAGTGCAGCCGACATCGCGCGCTTTGTCGTGAGCCGATTCAGGAGCAGGTGA
- a CDS encoding glycosyltransferase family 1 protein, whose protein sequence is MRIGLMLRALDERGGVGVYARNLTEELLALDRHNHYVLLYRSAEQLGRFSHYPNVTERVVRAPGKALWDQIAVPWRLWRDRVDVVFHPKFTVPLLAPCPSLMVLHGAGWFLTDFFGKWDVRYVKLVMPLYLRRATKVLAVSPATKETFNAVFNLPDGLIQTVYFGPASHFRRVENPDRLAEVRARYDLPDRFVFTLTKANGGERKNIAGILEAFRLLHLRTGGKLVIGGKGCERFSEDYGVSEQSYGPDVLFPGWISQEDLPAVYSLADVFLYPSNLESASIPLMEAMACGTPIVTSRVPDMMNVADNAAVFVDPARPDEIAEATQRVLEDPELAHRLGERGLARSSIFSWKKCAQETLDLIEAAAA, encoded by the coding sequence ATGCGAATCGGCCTGATGCTGCGCGCACTGGATGAAAGAGGCGGGGTCGGCGTTTACGCGCGCAACCTAACAGAGGAACTGCTGGCGCTGGACAGGCACAACCATTACGTGCTTCTGTACCGCAGCGCCGAGCAACTAGGGCGGTTTTCGCACTATCCCAACGTTACCGAGCGGGTAGTGCGCGCGCCGGGCAAAGCGCTTTGGGACCAGATTGCGGTTCCCTGGCGGCTGTGGCGGGACCGCGTGGACGTGGTGTTCCACCCCAAGTTCACGGTCCCTCTTCTGGCCCCGTGTCCGTCTCTCATGGTGCTGCACGGAGCGGGCTGGTTTCTGACGGACTTCTTTGGGAAGTGGGACGTGCGTTACGTCAAGCTGGTCATGCCCCTCTACCTACGTCGGGCGACAAAGGTGCTGGCGGTATCGCCGGCCACCAAGGAAACCTTCAACGCAGTCTTCAACCTCCCGGATGGCCTGATCCAGACCGTCTATTTCGGTCCGGCCAGCCATTTCAGGCGCGTCGAGAACCCCGATCGCCTGGCCGAAGTCCGCGCTCGCTACGACCTGCCTGACCGTTTCGTCTTCACGCTGACCAAGGCAAACGGCGGCGAGCGCAAGAATATCGCGGGAATCCTGGAAGCCTTCCGCCTCCTGCATTTGCGGACCGGCGGCAAACTCGTCATCGGGGGCAAGGGCTGCGAGCGATTCTCGGAGGACTACGGCGTATCCGAGCAAAGCTATGGACCGGATGTCCTGTTTCCCGGTTGGATCTCTCAGGAGGATCTGCCTGCTGTTTATTCCCTGGCAGACGTCTTCCTGTATCCCTCCAACCTGGAGTCCGCATCGATCCCACTCATGGAGGCCATGGCGTGCGGAACGCCCATTGTGACGTCGAGGGTGCCAGACATGATGAATGTCGCGGACAACGCCGCTGTCTTCGTCGACCCAGCGCGCCCCGATGAGATCGCGGAGGCGACGCAGAGGGTGCTCGAGGATCCCGAGCTGGCCCACCGCCTCGGGGAGCGGGGTCTGGCACGCTCCAGCATCTTCAGCTGGAAGAAATGCGCTCAAGAGACTCTGGACCTCATAGAGGCAGCGGCCGCGTGA